A stretch of the Sulfurimonas sp. HSL3-1 genome encodes the following:
- a CDS encoding NADP-dependent isocitrate dehydrogenase, which produces MSKIIWSKIDEAPALATYSFFPIASKFCAEGGVELEQSDISLAGRVLAAMGKGEDELSKLGELVLKPEGNIIKLPNISASVGQLKDCIAELQEQGYDIPNYPENPANEEEKALQATYSTCLGSAVNPVLREGNSDRRAAKAVKNYAQKNPHRLKAYSDNSKSYVAHMNGNGDFYGNEKSITMEKGQKVTIALNGNELKTIDALDGEVLDGTFMSVKALRAFYKQTIEDAKAKGVIWSVHLKATMMKISDPIMFGHGFEIFFEDVFAKYADTFKEVGVNPNLGMSDLEKKIKGHAKEAEIKAAFQAVVEADSPKIAMVDSDKGTTNFNAPNDIIIDASMPVVVREGGKQWDRNGDALECVAVIPDSTYGMFHEEMVADCVKNGQYDVTTMGTMQNVGLMAQKAEEYGSHPTTFELAEAGTVTVTAEDGTLLMSFECEAGDIWRMSRAKDIPIKDWIRLAFERGQIEQIPVVFWLDENRAHDAQMIAKVKKYMPEFNTDGLEIHFMDIAAATRFTNERIRAGKDTIAVTGNVLRDHLTDMYPILELGTSAKMLSIVPLLAGGGLFETGAGGSAPKHVDQFLAEGHLRWDSLGEFLALAESLRMIEQKYPNAKLAEVTAALDVANQEYLDNNKAPGRKAGEPDNKASHFYVAQYWATALADSADKELQAKFTPVAKALKENEAKIMEELMAAEGKAQDIGGYYHPDDAKAEAAMRPSATLNAIIDAL; this is translated from the coding sequence ATGTCTAAAATCATCTGGTCGAAAATTGACGAAGCTCCGGCTTTGGCTACATACTCGTTCTTTCCGATTGCTTCCAAATTCTGCGCTGAGGGCGGCGTTGAACTGGAACAAAGCGATATCTCACTTGCCGGTCGTGTCCTTGCCGCGATGGGTAAAGGTGAAGATGAACTCTCAAAACTGGGCGAGCTTGTCCTGAAGCCTGAAGGTAACATTATTAAGCTGCCGAACATCTCTGCATCCGTTGGTCAGCTCAAAGACTGTATCGCCGAGCTCCAGGAACAGGGTTACGATATCCCGAACTACCCTGAAAATCCGGCGAACGAAGAAGAGAAAGCGCTCCAGGCGACGTACAGCACCTGCCTCGGTTCCGCGGTCAACCCGGTTCTTCGCGAAGGCAACTCCGACCGCCGTGCGGCGAAAGCCGTCAAGAACTATGCGCAGAAGAACCCGCACCGCCTCAAAGCGTACTCCGATAACTCAAAATCCTATGTCGCGCACATGAACGGCAACGGTGACTTCTACGGCAACGAGAAGTCCATCACAATGGAAAAAGGCCAGAAAGTCACGATCGCCCTCAACGGCAACGAACTCAAAACAATCGATGCGCTTGACGGCGAAGTGCTCGACGGTACTTTCATGTCCGTCAAAGCACTCCGCGCGTTCTACAAGCAGACGATCGAGGACGCGAAAGCGAAAGGCGTCATCTGGTCGGTCCACCTCAAAGCGACGATGATGAAGATCTCCGACCCGATCATGTTCGGTCACGGTTTCGAAATCTTCTTCGAAGACGTCTTCGCGAAATACGCGGACACTTTCAAAGAGGTCGGCGTCAACCCGAACCTCGGTATGTCCGACCTTGAGAAGAAGATCAAGGGTCACGCGAAAGAGGCGGAAATCAAAGCGGCATTCCAGGCGGTTGTCGAAGCGGACAGCCCGAAAATCGCGATGGTCGACTCTGACAAGGGTACGACGAACTTCAACGCGCCGAACGATATCATCATCGATGCCTCTATGCCGGTTGTCGTCCGTGAAGGCGGCAAGCAGTGGGATCGTAACGGTGACGCGCTCGAGTGTGTCGCGGTTATCCCGGACTCCACGTACGGTATGTTCCACGAAGAGATGGTCGCTGACTGTGTCAAAAACGGACAGTACGACGTCACGACAATGGGAACGATGCAGAACGTCGGCCTGATGGCACAGAAGGCGGAAGAGTACGGCTCCCACCCGACAACGTTCGAGCTCGCGGAAGCGGGTACGGTCACGGTCACGGCGGAAGACGGCACGCTTCTGATGAGCTTTGAGTGTGAAGCGGGCGACATCTGGCGTATGTCCCGCGCGAAAGACATCCCGATCAAAGACTGGATCCGCCTCGCGTTCGAACGCGGCCAGATCGAGCAGATCCCGGTCGTTTTCTGGCTGGACGAAAACCGTGCGCACGATGCGCAGATGATCGCCAAAGTCAAAAAATATATGCCGGAGTTCAATACGGACGGTCTGGAGATTCACTTTATGGACATCGCCGCTGCGACACGCTTCACGAACGAGCGTATCCGTGCGGGTAAAGACACGATCGCCGTTACCGGTAACGTTCTGCGTGACCACCTCACCGACATGTACCCGATCCTCGAGCTCGGTACGTCGGCGAAAATGCTCTCCATCGTTCCGCTGCTCGCGGGCGGCGGGCTGTTCGAGACCGGTGCGGGCGGTTCGGCGCCGAAGCACGTCGACCAGTTCCTGGCAGAGGGTCACCTCCGTTGGGACTCCCTGGGTGAATTCCTCGCCCTGGCCGAGTCTCTGCGCATGATCGAGCAGAAGTACCCGAACGCCAAACTGGCGGAAGTGACTGCTGCCCTTGACGTTGCGAACCAGGAGTACCTTGACAACAACAAGGCTCCTGGCCGTAAAGCGGGCGAGCCGGACAACAAAGCGTCACACTTCTATGTCGCCCAGTACTGGGCAACGGCGCTGGCGGATTCTGCAGACAAAGAGCTGCAGGCAAAATTCACGCCGGTCGCGAAAGCGCTCAAAGAGAACGAAGCGAAGATCATGGAAGAGCTGATGGCTGCGGAAGGCAAAGCACAGGATATCGGCGGGTACTACCACCCGGACGATGCGAAAGCGGAAGCGGCAATGCGCCCGTCTGCCACGCTCAACGCGATTATCGACGCGCTCTAA
- the mltG gene encoding endolytic transglycosylase MltG encodes MLMALSFIYYLNMGLTTSKVLYIPQGSIRKIITHLEHANPQLNRLDAFLLRFVGRPQHGWIDLGSTAMTHGDFLYRITTSKAAMKPVTLVPGETTQVFFTQLAESHGLDPARLMEVFREQSPYEEGAFVPDTYQLPIGITESDAVQMLLRYAEAKQRAWSEKIFGLYNERKWYHYIIIASVIQKEAADNAEMPLVSSVIANRLAKGMKLQMDGTLNYGPYSHEKITAARIRSDKSGYNTYLHVGLPAAPVCNVGFDAIRAAIFPAKTEYLYFTKGADGKHRFTRYYSTHLRNINRVTK; translated from the coding sequence CTGTTGATGGCGTTGTCGTTCATCTATTACCTGAATATGGGGCTCACGACATCGAAGGTGCTTTATATTCCCCAGGGATCAATTCGCAAGATTATAACACACCTTGAGCACGCCAACCCTCAGCTTAACCGCCTGGACGCCTTTTTGCTGCGTTTCGTCGGCCGGCCGCAGCACGGCTGGATTGACCTGGGAAGCACGGCCATGACCCACGGTGATTTCCTCTACCGAATTACGACCTCCAAAGCGGCGATGAAACCGGTCACCCTGGTCCCCGGGGAGACGACCCAGGTCTTCTTCACGCAGCTCGCCGAGAGCCACGGGCTTGACCCGGCGCGGCTGATGGAAGTGTTCCGGGAACAGAGCCCCTATGAGGAGGGGGCGTTCGTTCCCGATACCTATCAGCTTCCCATCGGCATTACTGAATCCGACGCGGTGCAGATGCTGCTGCGTTATGCCGAGGCGAAACAGCGGGCCTGGTCGGAGAAGATCTTCGGCCTCTACAACGAACGCAAATGGTACCACTATATAATCATCGCCTCGGTGATCCAGAAAGAGGCGGCGGACAATGCGGAGATGCCGCTGGTCTCCTCCGTCATCGCCAACCGTCTCGCCAAGGGGATGAAGCTGCAGATGGACGGGACGCTCAACTACGGTCCGTACTCCCACGAAAAGATCACCGCCGCGCGCATCCGATCGGACAAGAGCGGCTACAACACCTATCTGCATGTTGGTCTGCCGGCCGCGCCGGTCTGCAACGTCGGCTTCGACGCGATCCGTGCGGCGATCTTTCCGGCCAAAACGGAATACCTCTATTTTACGAAAGGCGCCGACGGAAAGCACCGCTTTACGCGTTACTATTCTACACACTTACGCAATATTAACCGTGTTACTAAATGA
- a CDS encoding FMN-binding protein: MTLILLSVGAAAAPLISPIDAMQHAFGAQSEVTKKNTLLSSKQAAAVTKRAKLKLETKIYRFYTAVLDGKTVGYGVLVTRQVRQKDATVLYMITPEGTIRAIEIIAFNEPPEYMPQHPYLEQFRGKDANATLRVGKDIPTVSGATLSARNVTDGARLALALFETVIRKR; the protein is encoded by the coding sequence GTGACCCTGATTTTACTGAGTGTCGGCGCGGCAGCCGCCCCGCTGATCTCGCCGATTGATGCGATGCAGCACGCCTTCGGGGCGCAGAGCGAAGTGACGAAGAAAAACACGCTGCTCAGCAGCAAGCAGGCCGCTGCCGTCACCAAACGCGCCAAACTCAAGCTCGAGACGAAAATCTACCGCTTCTATACCGCCGTCCTTGACGGCAAGACCGTCGGATACGGTGTCCTGGTGACGCGCCAGGTCCGCCAGAAAGATGCCACGGTACTCTACATGATCACGCCGGAGGGCACGATCCGGGCCATCGAGATCATCGCCTTCAACGAACCGCCGGAGTATATGCCGCAGCACCCCTACCTCGAACAGTTCCGGGGCAAGGACGCCAACGCGACCCTGCGTGTCGGCAAAGACATCCCCACCGTCAGCGGGGCGACGCTCAGCGCGCGCAACGTCACCGACGGCGCCCGCCTCGCCCTGGCGCTCTTCGAAACCGTGATCAGGAAACGCTGA
- a CDS encoding HAD-IA family hydrolase: MRIVIFDMDGTLIDSQHDITCSINHVRALNHALPPIDSGTVVAWINRPVRNLPKLFYGTEQYEARDRALFESHYHEQCIQNPVLYPGIRETVETLHAAGVRLAVATNAPSTFAARMIGHLGLADYFDHIIGPDIAGASKPDPAMLRLILDALGFRPQEHRAWMVGDNSKDIDAARLAGITGIFSTWGFSAEGEGDIVIGHPAALLDIV; this comes from the coding sequence ATGCGTATTGTGATCTTTGATATGGACGGAACGCTGATCGATTCACAGCATGATATTACCTGTTCGATCAACCACGTTCGCGCGCTCAATCATGCCCTGCCTCCCATCGATAGCGGCACCGTCGTCGCATGGATCAACAGGCCTGTGCGCAATCTGCCCAAACTTTTTTACGGGACGGAGCAGTACGAGGCGCGCGACCGCGCGCTCTTCGAGTCCCACTACCACGAGCAGTGCATCCAGAATCCCGTGCTCTACCCGGGCATCCGCGAGACGGTCGAGACGCTTCACGCCGCGGGCGTCAGGCTTGCCGTCGCGACAAATGCCCCGAGCACCTTTGCCGCAAGGATGATCGGCCACCTCGGCTTAGCGGACTATTTCGACCATATCATCGGCCCCGACATCGCCGGGGCGTCCAAGCCCGACCCGGCGATGCTCCGCCTGATCCTCGACGCCCTGGGGTTCCGGCCTCAGGAGCATCGGGCCTGGATGGTGGGCGACAACAGCAAAGATATCGACGCCGCACGCCTGGCCGGCATTACGGGCATCTTCTCCACCTGGGGCTTCAGCGCGGAGGGGGAAGGCGATATCGTCATCGGGCACCCTGCCGCGCTGCTGGACATTGTCTGA
- a CDS encoding FAD:protein FMN transferase, producing the protein MKFLLSLLCLLASLQATERTRVMMGTFATVSVPDTAAGCIDAAFAAMTSVEKALSSYDPAAEVYRLNHAGALPISPTLYDALQSAVRYYVQSDGYFDITIGALSRGAYRFGEAERVPDRAEIAGLPIGLNLLEFNATAARLAPGAMLDFGGFGKGVGIDAAAAALRHCGVAEGTVALSGDIRCLGRCLLAIQDPFSEGTLMTFMSLSPETGMSTSGDYRRFVGDKTHNHLIDPKTRASERAFASITLVGTVRSGDLDAWTTAAAVMPPPKAVAFLRTLPVGYVLIYSDGSIVKSANLPRYLEVWEGNHEDD; encoded by the coding sequence ATGAAGTTTCTGCTCTCCCTGCTGTGTCTGCTCGCGTCGCTGCAGGCGACGGAACGAACCCGTGTGATGATGGGGACCTTCGCCACCGTGTCGGTCCCGGACACCGCCGCGGGCTGCATCGATGCTGCCTTCGCCGCCATGACCTCGGTCGAGAAGGCGCTTTCGTCGTACGACCCCGCCGCGGAGGTCTACCGCCTCAATCATGCGGGGGCGCTGCCGATCTCGCCGACGCTCTATGACGCCCTGCAGAGTGCGGTGCGCTACTACGTGCAGAGCGACGGCTACTTCGACATCACCATTGGTGCCCTCAGCCGCGGGGCCTACCGCTTCGGCGAAGCGGAACGCGTGCCGGACAGGGCGGAAATCGCCGGCCTCCCGATCGGCCTGAACCTGCTGGAGTTCAATGCGACAGCCGCGCGGCTCGCCCCCGGCGCGATGCTCGATTTCGGCGGCTTCGGCAAAGGGGTGGGCATCGACGCGGCCGCCGCCGCGCTCCGTCACTGCGGGGTTGCGGAGGGCACCGTGGCGCTCAGCGGGGATATCCGCTGCCTCGGCCGCTGCCTCTTGGCGATCCAGGACCCCTTTTCGGAAGGGACCCTCATGACCTTCATGAGCCTGTCTCCGGAAACGGGGATGAGTACGAGCGGCGACTACCGGCGGTTTGTCGGGGACAAAACCCATAACCACCTGATCGATCCGAAAACGCGGGCATCGGAGCGCGCGTTTGCCTCGATCACCCTCGTCGGTACGGTACGCAGCGGCGATCTCGATGCCTGGACGACGGCGGCGGCCGTGATGCCGCCCCCAAAGGCCGTCGCGTTTTTGCGGACCCTGCCGGTGGGCTATGTGCTCATCTACAGCGACGGCAGCATCGTCAAAAGCGCGAACCTTCCGCGCTACCTTGAAGTATGGGAGGGGAACCATGAAGATGATTGA
- a CDS encoding ABC transporter substrate-binding protein, protein MKKLFYLALLSLLLPLSAAALEANEIGSVMRQKVDTVLEILNDHNKSKTDRNAAIEQEMNPYFDFVLMAKLSLGKSGWQEATPAQRKEYVVLFERRIKDFYMSKLDLYKDEAITLEAPQQVKNRIYLNSFIIEKGEKKEVLYKFYHAKEGWLIYDVDVLGVSIIQSYRSQFAGELEKGSIEQLLIKLRQPQPDA, encoded by the coding sequence ATGAAAAAACTGTTCTATCTTGCCCTGCTTTCCCTGCTGCTGCCCCTCTCGGCCGCGGCGCTTGAAGCGAACGAGATCGGCAGCGTGATGCGCCAGAAGGTCGATACGGTCCTGGAGATCCTGAACGATCACAACAAAAGCAAAACGGACCGCAACGCGGCCATCGAGCAGGAGATGAACCCCTACTTCGATTTTGTGCTGATGGCGAAACTCAGCCTCGGCAAAAGCGGCTGGCAGGAGGCGACCCCCGCGCAGCGCAAAGAGTATGTCGTGCTGTTCGAGCGCCGGATCAAGGACTTCTATATGAGCAAACTCGACCTCTACAAGGACGAAGCGATCACCCTTGAAGCGCCGCAGCAGGTCAAGAACCGTATCTATCTCAACAGCTTCATCATCGAAAAAGGCGAGAAGAAAGAGGTACTCTACAAGTTCTACCATGCCAAAGAGGGGTGGCTGATCTACGACGTCGACGTACTGGGCGTGAGCATCATCCAGTCCTACCGCAGCCAGTTCGCCGGCGAGCTTGAAAAGGGCTCGATAGAGCAGCTTCTCATCAAACTGCGTCAACCACAGCCTGATGCTTAA
- a CDS encoding AsmA-like C-terminal domain-containing protein encodes MNDNAINRAIAHTHFMIVAVIVLCLALITVLYLTLSSGVHLGKLKLGRLYAEKLYLKWDDALQVEIDTIALAPSDAPQEPTDLLSLQQRVSAALQHLDDRWIGSLRIDRIRLGNDLNASLFFDPRRRSSLHVASRAQGHISMTLLPVHNADAYKLELYGDSSTFGGTFRFEGVLQPKLSELYLGGSIDVAEDIHLRLGVHATRDAVTLNTFSTEPFASVAPIVKPLHLSDKVEPWIVARAQGGPVMLHTLQTTLPFAAPAKAFDNLFGQLTFHNARYHFANDPGAFEPALAEEVTVLFEHKVLRILPHNATFYGEPGGDTHLAIDFSGKEPLLKLSILTSARFTPPLQRLTASYGVDLPFTQTRGLTDTNLSLTVNLAHTQTTAKGSFKTAKSRIDLSGLPIDVSRAAVDLKDSDVTLRSVEALLFDGNVTGSVTGAFNPAKHRGTIRFNLGNVRYPVGSAPITLSPVSVPLHFEYRLDRGGDTIRFDASQWHYMEHNLTCDAFTAPFDLKKVRLNVPKTVLALDQTARATVEGEITLAHPAASLLLDLTSLHAGTFATGQTHTLFNIRADENLSVVSNATTHWSMDKTPLSVSPFTVSKHNGIFRLSPAVVSIEHQLTGSVEGVFEPATMATELNVTNFRLEDEGLGRLFQNMDRFSVYIVPIDDEYDIVIPSINMVYSTLGRGWRLHFFSLDALTKHSPLLRDYNLTESTISVWSENGNYPVAFNGIVDYPYALTAVNGTPVNTYRFQGSIEQNGTLECSINDRIKVHSGDTIRIRTNGVDFSQPELTRFYRDHHFDADSNASESNTSVSIDANDTAILFPGKRQAKADRITIDYSPNRILGQLYKGGGGAKLDVKGETFYLFGYRLDDDFMNHFFNLSKVKGGTLDFYMIGEKDDFKGLAKINDTTVYDYVLFNNLFAFINTVPALVTFSLPSYETKGIKVQSAYTELAYHKGVLTASNIKIDSKELDFAGQGTIDYNKDRIKMQLTVKTRAAENIRKIPLVGYILVGDDKSVLTTLNINGPLNDPKVENTIAKDIIVSPFNILKRTLDFPLHYLKKLDSGADDDADKGKEPQEVTSGVPPVN; translated from the coding sequence ATGAACGACAACGCCATCAACAGAGCGATTGCACATACCCATTTTATGATCGTCGCGGTCATTGTTCTCTGTCTGGCCCTCATCACTGTCCTCTACCTTACCCTCTCAAGCGGTGTCCATCTGGGCAAGCTCAAACTCGGCCGCCTTTATGCGGAGAAATTATACCTGAAGTGGGACGATGCACTTCAAGTCGAGATCGACACGATCGCCCTCGCCCCATCCGACGCGCCCCAGGAACCCACCGACCTCCTTAGCCTCCAACAGCGCGTCTCCGCGGCGCTGCAGCACCTGGACGACCGCTGGATCGGCAGCCTCCGCATCGACCGCATCCGGCTCGGAAACGATCTTAACGCATCGCTCTTCTTCGACCCGCGCCGCCGCAGCAGTCTGCACGTCGCCTCCCGCGCCCAGGGGCACATCTCCATGACCCTTCTGCCGGTGCATAACGCGGACGCCTACAAACTGGAACTGTACGGCGACAGCAGCACGTTTGGCGGCACCTTCCGTTTCGAAGGCGTTCTGCAGCCCAAACTGAGCGAACTCTACCTGGGCGGCAGTATCGATGTCGCCGAGGATATCCACCTGCGCCTGGGCGTGCACGCCACCCGCGACGCCGTCACGCTGAACACCTTCTCGACCGAACCCTTTGCGAGTGTCGCGCCGATCGTGAAACCCCTGCACCTCTCGGACAAGGTCGAGCCGTGGATCGTCGCACGGGCCCAGGGGGGACCGGTGATGCTGCACACCCTGCAGACGACCCTCCCCTTCGCCGCACCGGCGAAAGCCTTCGACAATCTTTTCGGCCAGCTCACCTTCCATAACGCCCGCTACCATTTTGCCAATGATCCCGGGGCGTTTGAGCCGGCCCTGGCGGAGGAGGTTACCGTCCTTTTTGAGCATAAGGTCCTGAGGATCTTGCCGCACAATGCCACTTTTTACGGGGAACCTGGCGGCGACACCCATCTTGCCATCGATTTCAGCGGCAAAGAACCGCTGCTGAAACTTTCCATCCTGACCTCCGCACGCTTTACGCCGCCGCTGCAGCGTCTGACCGCTTCATACGGTGTCGACCTCCCCTTTACCCAGACCCGCGGCCTGACCGACACCAACCTGAGTCTGACCGTCAACCTTGCCCATACGCAGACAACCGCCAAAGGCTCCTTCAAAACGGCAAAAAGCCGTATCGACCTCTCCGGACTCCCCATCGACGTCTCCCGTGCCGCCGTCGATCTAAAAGATTCGGATGTGACCCTGCGCTCCGTGGAAGCTTTGCTCTTTGATGGCAACGTCACGGGTAGCGTCACCGGTGCATTCAACCCGGCCAAACATCGCGGGACAATCCGTTTCAATCTCGGCAACGTGCGCTACCCCGTCGGTAGTGCGCCCATCACCCTCTCTCCGGTGTCCGTCCCGCTGCATTTCGAATACCGCCTGGACCGGGGCGGCGACACCATACGATTTGACGCTTCCCAGTGGCACTATATGGAGCACAACCTCACGTGTGATGCCTTTACGGCCCCCTTTGACCTCAAAAAAGTGCGTTTGAACGTCCCCAAAACCGTTCTCGCGCTCGACCAGACGGCGCGGGCCACCGTGGAGGGCGAAATCACCCTTGCCCACCCCGCCGCCAGCCTGCTGCTGGACCTGACGTCACTGCATGCCGGCACCTTCGCCACCGGCCAGACGCACACCCTCTTCAATATTCGGGCCGACGAAAACCTCTCTGTCGTCAGCAACGCCACCACACACTGGTCCATGGACAAGACACCCCTCTCCGTCTCACCCTTTACCGTTTCGAAGCATAACGGCATTTTCCGCCTCTCCCCCGCCGTCGTTTCGATCGAACACCAGCTGACCGGCTCCGTCGAAGGCGTCTTTGAACCGGCGACGATGGCCACCGAGCTCAATGTCACCAACTTCCGCCTCGAGGACGAGGGGCTCGGCAGGCTGTTCCAGAATATGGATCGGTTCAGCGTCTATATCGTCCCCATCGACGACGAATACGATATCGTCATCCCTTCGATCAATATGGTCTACTCCACGCTGGGCAGGGGATGGCGGCTGCACTTCTTCTCCCTGGACGCCCTGACGAAACACTCCCCGCTGCTGCGCGATTACAACCTTACCGAGAGCACCATCTCCGTCTGGTCGGAAAACGGGAACTATCCCGTCGCCTTTAACGGGATCGTCGATTATCCCTACGCATTGACCGCCGTCAACGGCACACCGGTCAACACCTACCGTTTTCAGGGGAGTATCGAACAAAACGGCACCTTGGAGTGTTCGATCAACGACCGCATCAAAGTCCACAGCGGCGACACGATCCGCATCAGGACGAACGGGGTTGACTTCAGCCAGCCCGAACTGACCCGCTTCTACCGCGATCACCATTTCGATGCGGACAGCAATGCGAGCGAATCGAACACGTCGGTCTCCATCGATGCGAACGATACCGCCATTCTTTTCCCGGGCAAGCGTCAGGCCAAAGCCGACCGCATTACCATAGACTACAGTCCCAACCGCATTCTCGGGCAGCTCTATAAAGGGGGCGGCGGCGCCAAGCTCGATGTCAAAGGAGAGACCTTCTACCTCTTCGGCTACCGACTCGATGACGACTTTATGAACCATTTCTTCAACCTCTCAAAAGTCAAGGGCGGGACGCTGGACTTTTACATGATCGGAGAAAAAGACGATTTTAAAGGGCTGGCAAAGATCAACGATACGACCGTCTACGATTATGTGCTCTTCAACAATCTGTTCGCGTTTATCAATACCGTCCCCGCCCTGGTCACCTTCTCGCTGCCCTCCTATGAGACCAAAGGGATCAAAGTGCAATCCGCCTATACCGAACTCGCTTATCACAAGGGGGTGCTGACGGCATCCAACATCAAAATAGACAGCAAAGAGCTTGATTTCGCCGGCCAGGGGACCATCGACTACAACAAAGACCGCATCAAGATGCAGCTTACCGTCAAGACGCGGGCCGCGGAGAACATCCGCAAGATCCCGCTGGTCGGCTATATTCTTGTCGGCGACGACAAATCCGTCCTGACGACACTGAACATCAACGGTCCGCTGAACGATCCCAAGGTGGAGAACACGATCGCCAAAGACATCATCGTCAGCCCCTTCAATATCCTCAAGCGCACCCTCGACTTCCCCCTGCACTATCTCAAAAAACTGGACAGCGGCGCCGACGACGATGCCGATAAAGGAAAAGAGCCCCAGGAAGTCACCTCCGGCGTCCCTCCCGTTAATTGA
- a CDS encoding VacJ family lipoprotein: MKRLILTIAFGFTLLHAQSGDVRVPSETEKVGPLAHLSGPEDEIFDDSGFDDASFEEEFSDVATEPAYDPFEGYNRWMTGFNNTLFDYILNPVFSAYDFILPEPIRVSINNIFNNLYYPVSLVNNLLQLKFDHALTETGRFIINSTFGFGGMFDTAMQIGVEPHVEDFGQTLGHYGVGNGFPIVLPFFGPSNLRDITGDLIDFYVNPIYYVDPRKYNIPRDTYEGWGLVGYKRFNKFSLYRKEYLQIREEALDFYPFMRDAYEQNRNKLISE; this comes from the coding sequence ATGAAGAGACTCATTCTGACAATCGCATTCGGGTTTACGCTGCTTCATGCCCAGTCGGGAGACGTGCGCGTACCCTCTGAAACGGAAAAGGTCGGTCCGCTCGCCCACCTCTCCGGTCCCGAAGACGAGATTTTTGACGACAGCGGCTTCGACGATGCCAGTTTCGAGGAGGAGTTTTCGGACGTCGCCACCGAACCGGCCTATGACCCTTTTGAAGGGTATAACCGCTGGATGACCGGTTTTAACAATACCCTCTTCGATTACATCCTCAACCCCGTGTTCAGTGCCTACGACTTCATCCTGCCCGAACCGATCCGGGTCTCGATCAACAATATTTTCAACAATCTGTACTACCCCGTCAGCCTTGTCAACAACCTGCTCCAGCTCAAATTCGACCACGCACTGACCGAGACGGGGCGCTTTATCATCAACTCTACTTTCGGGTTCGGCGGGATGTTCGATACCGCCATGCAAATAGGGGTGGAACCCCATGTGGAGGATTTCGGGCAGACCCTGGGACACTACGGCGTCGGGAACGGTTTTCCGATCGTCCTGCCCTTTTTCGGCCCCAGCAACCTGCGCGACATCACGGGGGATCTGATCGATTTCTATGTCAACCCAATCTATTATGTTGACCCAAGAAAGTATAATATTCCCCGCGATACGTATGAAGGGTGGGGACTGGTCGGCTATAAGCGTTTCAACAAGTTCTCCCTCTATCGTAAGGAGTACCTGCAGATCCGCGAGGAGGCCCTGGACTTCTACCCATTTATGCGCGATGCCTACGAGCAAAACCGCAACAAACTGATATCGGAGTAA